One Vanessa cardui chromosome 14, ilVanCard2.1, whole genome shotgun sequence DNA segment encodes these proteins:
- the LOC124535336 gene encoding transmembrane protein 135-like, protein MAEISKHLFERTCRDVHCSVLLHPWNRSCWTSSFSTYGNSLIGSAKFYFIVHLAQNLMKGKKMLKRKELMKAGEYYVRSTLLGALISGTCVSFGCLLRWILGKQFTYYTYFLIPNTINGLFILLEPPKRRGLVINLFCNLAIEYWMRTLEIKKMISMTTSKQTLMFMTGSALLFYLMRLEGDRAKRTPLLWLFTPEKVRQKTDESKDVCPHTGPCGRYIFKGALTYFGVGLGFTIARVLLPRISSPLKALSSLRRNHLNMGLFFASYIGIYRAVICYLCRKQGYDSALYALPAGYLAGLSFLFKPSLGFAIASLTGAFKLYTTILYEKKVLPENVPLSVMLYCLCQGLLFHSRVMHPDVCPQYIFKVMNSVTNGRTEIIYNNLLEVIKSAT, encoded by the exons ATGGCTGAAATAAGCAAGCATTTATTCGAGAGAACGTGCAGAGATGTTCACTGCAGCGTCCTCCTGCATCCTTGGAACAGAAGCTGTTGGACGTCATCATTTTCAACGTATGGAAATTCTTTAATCGGAAGCgctaagttttatttcattgtacaTTTG GCACAAAACTTAATGAAGGGCAAGAAAATGCTGAAGAGAAAGGAGTTAATGAAGGCTGGCGAGTATTACGTGCGATCAACCCTTTTGGGTGCTCTTATAAGCGGGACTTGTGTCAGCTTCGGCTGTTTGTTGAG aTGGATTCTCGGAAAGCAATTCACATATTACACCTATTTCTTGATTCCCAACACGATAAACGGTCTCTTCATACTCTTAGAGCCCCCGAAGAGAAGAGGTCtggtcataaatttattttgtaatctg GCAATCGAATATTGGATGCGTACACTTGAAATTAAGAAAATGATATCAATGACAAcgtcaaaacaaactttaatgTTTATGACCGGTAGCGCTCTCCTTTTCTATCTTATGCGGTTAGAAGGTGACAGAGCTAAGAGGACTCCATTATTATG gCTTTTTACACCTGAAAAAGTAAGACAGAAAACGGACGAATCAAAGGATGTTTGTCCCCACACTGGACCATGCGGccgatatatttttaag GGTGCTTTGACTTACTTCGGAGTGGGCTTAGGTTTCACTATCGCACGAGTATTATTACCAAGAATATCTTCACCGTTAAAAGCCCTTTCGAGTTTAAGAAGAAATCATTTAAACATGGGACTATTCTTCGCTAGCTATATCGGTATTTATAGA GCTGTGATATGTTATTTATGTCGTAAGCAAGGATATGACTCAGCGTTGTACGCGTTACCAGCGGGATATCTCGCTGGATTGTCGTTCCTATTCAAACCGAGTCTTGGGTTTGCCATAGCATCACTGACAGGCGCTTTTAAG ttaTATACAACGATTCTTTACGAGAAGAAAGTTTTACCGGAGAACGTACCCTTATCTGTGATGCTGTATTGTCTTTGTCAAGGATTACTTTTTCACTCGCGTGTTATGCATCCAGACGTGTGTccgcaatatatttttaaggtcaTGAATAGTGTTACCAATGGAAG aactgaaataatatataataacttattgGAGGTAATCAAAAGTGCGACgtaa
- the LOC124535335 gene encoding BPTI/Kunitz domain-containing protein-like produces the protein MFSHFIWLFCFNIFSIFDIKAKIVYNTLKNDLTRATVHQPSVIDKTCLLKPDIGPCRSEIPMYFYKPSDGNCSLFIWGGCQGNGNRFDTNRECMTTCLSQSGQTKRRPKWCSLSFDYGFCFGALERWYYDPLWKVCKKRIYSGCGGNKNNFYNKEQCDSICKFATGVIRPPEKGQSGVKKVLIVNPWSATKKKGRNQTTTKIVAKPLIPQFQRL, from the exons atgttttcacatTTCATTTGGTTATtttgctttaatatattttcgatttttgatataaaagcgaaaatagtttataatacaCTGAAGAACGATTTAACGAGGGCGACGGTTCATCAACCCAGTG TCATCGATAAAACATGTCTCTTAAAACCAGATATCGGTCCATGTCGGTCCGAAATCCCCATGTACTTTTACAAACCATCTGATGGTAACTGTTCCTTATTTATATGGGGAGGATGTCAAGGGAATGGAAACAGATTCGATACTAATAGGGAGTGCATGACAACGTGCCTTAGTCAATCCGGACAAACaa aaaGAAGACCGAAGTGGTGCAGTTTGTCGTTCGACTACGGATTCTGCTTTGGAGCTCTCGAAAGATGGTACTATGATCCACTTTGGAAGGTCTGTAAGAAAAGGATATACTCTGGTTGCGGTGggaataaaaacaatttctatAACAAAGAACAG TGCGACTCAATCTGCAAATTCGCCACCGGTGTTATAAGACCTCCGGAAAAGGGTCAAAGTGGAGTTAAAAAAGTTCTCATTGTAAACCCTTGGAGTGCAACAAAAAAGAAAGGACGtaatcaaacaacaacaaaaattgtAGCAAAACCATTAATTCCCCAATTTCAGCGATTATAA